From Erigeron canadensis isolate Cc75 chromosome 8, C_canadensis_v1, whole genome shotgun sequence, one genomic window encodes:
- the LOC122578143 gene encoding ferric reduction oxidase 8, mitochondrial, whose protein sequence is MAKPFLLALKFFMVLPAVVWVFIWVMKPTQIWTAKWKEAEDAAKTSIFGSNGLDFAVLTFPIIVSIMIGYVYLHFKPKEPRRRRRRSLITALSNPIIANSFVGVLSAMEVIVISIFIIFLAWTFYIRISNDFEKMMPDKSLKLNIWQFKMFRVATRCGLLAEACLALLLFPIMRGMTVFQFFGIQFEASVRYHIWLGTMMLSFATLHGAGTLFIWGIKNQIQDEIWKWQKTGRIYLAGEISLVAGLVIWITSLPQVRRKRFEIFYYTHHLYIIFIVFFLFHTGDRHFYMVFPAIFLYVIERLLRIIQSRPETCIISARIFPFRAIELILPKEPGLKYTPTSIIFLKIPCISKFQWHSFSIASSSIVDDDTLSVIIKCDGSWTNSLYDIVQGMSNDGHQRVHRCIPVSVEGPYGPASTDFLSKYDSLLLVAGGIGVTPFLSILQETFSVHRKNFPTKVQLVHIMKKRTSVGLLYSLLPLLTNKSTNEFELKVKAYVTQETQSGATISELIYEFSQVETVSFDIGNISYSPNGHGSSLSMAAIVGFSSILLFVLIVTFSNVFLPRPKKASSKEKNISSVVDLILIFSFVLSIIISVIVFLVLRLKHLKKQHPSMAFKHKEEELQASSIQSRNFDGHELHFGSRPDFYDIFTKFANETGGSNIGVLVCGPEEMKESVASLCQLSSQGSINDAQRKKPYFNFHSLNFTL, encoded by the exons ATGGCAAAACCTTTTCTTCTTGCTCTAAAGTTTTTCATGGTCTTACCAGCCGTTGTTTGGGTATTCATTTGGGTTATGAAACCAACGCAAATATGGACAGCAAAATGGAAAGAAGCCGAAGATGCTGCAAAAACTAGTATTTTTGGTTCGAATG GTCTTGATTTTGCTGTTTTAACATTCCCTATTATCGTTTCCATTATGATTGGATATGTCTACTTGCATTTTAAACCAAAGGAACCCAGGAGAAG ACGAAGGAGGAGTTTGATCACAGCTCTATCCAACCCAATCATCGCTAATAGTTTCGTGGGTGTTTTGTCTGCCATGGAAGTCATTGTCATCTCCATCTTCATAATCTTTCTAGCATGGACGTTCTACATACGAATCTCTAATGATTTTGAGAAGATGATGCCTGACAAATCACTGAAATTAAACAT ATGGCAATTTAAGATGTTTAGGGTAGCAACACGGTGTGGATTGCTTGCCGAAGCCTGCTTAGCTCTGCTTCTATTCCCAATCATGAGAGGAATGactgtttttcaattctttggTATCCAATTTGAAGCATCTGTCCGATACCATATCTGGCTTGGGACTATGATGCTATCGTTCGCCACTTTACATGGGGCTGGCACTCTATTCATATGGGGTATCAAAAACCAGATTCAAGATGag ATATGGAAATGGCAGAAAACCGGAAGAATATACCTGGCCGGGGAAATATCACTTGTTGCGGGATTAGTCATCTGGATCACATCACTTCCACAAGTGAGAAGAAAAAGATTTGAAATCTTCTACTACACACACCACTTGTATATCATCTTCATCGTTTTTTTCTTGTTTCACACTGGAGACCGTCATTTCTACATGGTATTCCCTGCCATTTTTCTTTATGTCATCGAGAGGTTACTCAGAATTATACAATCAAGGCCAGAAACGTGCATTATTTCTGCTCGAATTTTCCCTTTCAGAGCTATTGAACTTATACTGCCAAAAGAACCAG GACTCAAATATACCCCAACAAGTATAATCTTCTTAAAGATACCGTGCATTTCCAAGTTTCAATGGCATTCTTTTAGTATAGCTTCCAGCTCCATTGTTGATGATGATACACTGTCTGTGATCATAAAATGTGATGGATCATGGACAAATTCTCTTTATGATATAGTCCAGGGAATGTCGAATGATGGTCATCAGAGAGTGCATAGGTGCATTCCGGTTTCCGTTGAGGGACCATACGGACCAGCATCAACCGACTTCCTAAG CAAATATGATAGTTTGCTTCTTGTGGCTGGAGGAATTGGGGTAACTCCATTTTTGAGTATATTGCAAGAAACTTTTTCTGTTCACAGAAAGAATTTCCCGACAAAAGTACAGCTTGTTCATATAATGAAGAAACGCACTAGTGTTGGACTACTATATTCACTTCTACCACTTCTCACAAACAAAAGCACCAACGAATTTGAACTAAAGGTCAAGGCATATGTCACCCAAGAAACTCAATCTGGTGCAACGATTAGTGAACTGATATATGAGTTTTCTCAAGTTGAAACAGTCAGCTTTGACATAGGGAATATAAGTTATTCTCCAAATGGCCATGGGAGCTCACTTTCAATGGCTGCTATTGTCGGGTTCTCTTccattttgttatttgttttgataGTCACTTTCAGTAACGTCTTTTTGCCTCGTCCTAAAAAAGCTTCTtccaaagaaaaaaatatttcttcAGTAGTTGATCTTATACTTATATTCTCGTTCGTTCTATCCATTATCATCAGTGTAATTGTGTTCTTAGTTTTGAGACTGAAACATTTGAAAAAACAGCATCCATCAATGGCATTTAAGCATAAAGAAGAAGAACTGCAAGCAAGTTCCATCCAATCAAGAAATTTTGATGGACATGAACTTCATTTTGGATCAAGGCCCGACTTCTACG ATATATTCACAAAATTTGCAAATGAAACGGGGGGGTCCAACATAGGGGTCTTGGTATGTGGACCAGAAGAAATGAAGGAATCAGTGGCTTCACTTTGCCAGTTAAGTTCTCAAGGTTCAATCAATGATGCTCAAAGAAAGAAACCTTACTTCAATTTCCACTCCCTGAACTTCACTCTTTAG
- the LOC122578144 gene encoding L-type lectin-domain containing receptor kinase S.1 yields the protein MNTLTIIILYIQILLYLSPPPITATDFLYNSFTATTNNLLLIRDARFEPPTIRLSNDSNQWSIGRAFYSTPIQMIRPGSNSSGSGITNSTLTSFSTQFVFSILPEDSSTPGFGLTFVLSNSTEPNGAVGGQYLGLFTGSPARNVAPLIAVEFDTGLNTEFNESNNNHVGIDLNNVQSEEYVSAGYYSRNGSFVSVEMRNGQNVHAWIEFDGAREEFNVRIAPVGVGRPVRPLLTYRNSRIREFVSREMYVGFSASKTTWVEAQRILAWSFSDTGVARDINTTGLPVFLGRGGEGSGSGLSSGGKAGVIIGSVVGFLCLVGFGYYVCVYWGKKDEEEDEVEDWELEYWPHRYSYEELKGATNGFSDSELLGAGGFGKVYKGTLSNKTEVAVKCVNHDSKQGLKEFMAEIESMGRLQHKNLVQMKGWCRKRNELLLVYDYMPNGSLNTWIFDKPKSVLGWEGRKKVLADVAEGLNYLHNGWEQVVVHRDIKSSNVLLDLDMRGRLGDFGLAKLYAQGEEPGTTRVVGTLGYLAPELAMLASPNAASDVYSFGVVVLEVACGRKPIETWQEREEDMILVDLVREKYMEGKLGELADQRIKGQYLVEEMEGVLKLGLSCCHPDPQHRPTMSEVVAILLGEDTSVAPTIMLQESKKEPSP from the coding sequence ATGAACACACTCACAATCATTATTCTATACATACAAATCCTCCTATAtctatcaccaccaccaataaccGCCACAGACTTCCTATACAACTCCTTCACAGCCACCACTAACAACCTCCTATTAATCCGGGACGCACGTTTCGAACCGCCAACCATCCGTCTCTCTAACGACTCCAATCAATGGTCCATCGGGCGGGCCTTTTACTCCACTCCTATCCAAATGATCCGACCCGGATCCAATTCATCCGGATCAGGTATAACTAACTCAACATTAACTTCATTTTCAACTCAATTTGTATTCTCAATATTGCCTGAAGATAGTTCCACACCAGGTTTTGGTCTCACTTTTGTGTTATCGAATTCTACCGAGCCCAACGGCGCCGTCGGCGGCCAGTATTTAGGGCTTTTCACCGGTTCTCCGGCGCGAAATGTCGCGCCGTTGATTGCGGTGGAATTCGATACCGGTTTGAATACCGAGTTTAATGAGAGTAATAATAATCATGTTGGAATTGATTTGAATAATGTTCAGTCTGAGGAGTATGTGTCTGCTGGTTATTATAGTAGGAATGGTAGTTTCGTTAGTGTCGAGATGCGAAACGGGCAAAATGTACATGCCTGGATTGAGTTTGATGGGGCTAGGGAAGAGTTTAATGTCAGGATTGCGCCCGTTGGGGTGGGCAGACCCGTTAGGCCGTTGTTGACGTATAGGAATTCGAGGATTCGGGAGTTTGTGTCTAGGGAGATGTATGTTGGATTTTCTGCTTCTAAGACGACTTGGGTTGAGGCGCAGAGGATTTTAGCTTGGAGTTTTAGTGATACGGGTGTGGCTAGGGATATCAATACTACCGGTTTGCCGGTTTTTTtagggaggggaggggaggggtcgGGGTCTGGTTTGTCGAGTGGTGGGAAAGCGGGTGTGATTATTGGGTCGGTGGTGGGGTTTTTGTGTTTGGTAGGTTTTGGTTATTATGTTTGTGTGTATTGGGGAAAGAaggatgaagaagaggatgagGTTGAAGATTGGGAGCTTGAGTATTGGCCTCATCGGTATTCTTATGAGGAGTTGAAAGGAGCTACTAATGGGTTTTCGGATAGTGAACTTCTTGGGGCGGGTGGGTTTGGTAAAGTTTATAAGGGGACGTTGAGTAATAAGACGGAAGTGGCTGTGAAATGTGTGAATCATGATTCCAAACAAGGATTGAAGGAATTTATGGCGGAGATTGAAAGTATGGGTAGGCTTCAACATAAGAATTTGGTTCAAATGAAAGGTTGGTGTAGAAAACGGAATGAGTTGTTGCTTGTTTATGATTACATGCCGAATGGAAGTCTTAACACATGGATTTTTGATAAGCCGAAGAGTGTTTTGGGTTGGGAAGGACGGAAGAAAGTGTTGGCGGATGTAGCCGAGGGTTTGAACTATTTACATAATGGGTGGGAACAAGTGGTGGTGCATAGAGATATCAAGTCGAGTAATGTGTTATTGGATTTGGATATGAGAGGCCGGTTGGGTGATTTTGGATTAGCAAAGCTGTATGCACAAGGGGAGGAGCCCGGGACTACAAGGGTCGTGGGTACACTCGGGTATCTGGCACCCGAGCTAGCTATGCTGGCATCACCAAACGCAGCTAGTGATGTTTATAGCTTTGGTGTGGTGGTGCTAGAGGTGGCGTGTGGGCGGAAACCTATTGAAACATGGCAGGAGAGGGAGGAGGATATGATTTTGGTGGATTTGGTTAGAGAGAAGTATATGGAGGGAAAGTTAGGGGAGCTTGCAGATCAAAGAATTAAGGGGCAGTATCTGGTGGAAGAGATGGAAGGGGTGTTGAAACTTGGTTTAAGTTGTTGCCACCCTGACCCACAACACAGGCCGACTATGAGCGAGGTAGTGGCAATCTTGTTGGGGGAGGATACCTCTGTTGCTCCAACAATTATGctacaagaaagtaaaaaagAGCCATCGCCATAA